A genome region from Nocardiopsis exhalans includes the following:
- a CDS encoding NfeD family protein: MPVWLIWIIIAAGLGVAEFFTLTFVLGLLAAAALIAGLLGAIGFPVVVQIIGFAAAAAAGLVLVKPIMDRQLKRGPDVRSGTAALVGRSGVVLQEVDADNGRVKLQGEEWSARCIDEDLVIPVGARVDVMEIDGATAVVYPREALPELPEQNRPEQN; the protein is encoded by the coding sequence ATGCCTGTCTGGCTGATCTGGATCATCATCGCGGCCGGGCTCGGAGTCGCGGAGTTCTTCACGCTGACCTTCGTCCTGGGCCTGCTCGCGGCGGCCGCACTGATCGCCGGCCTCCTGGGCGCCATCGGATTCCCGGTAGTCGTGCAGATCATCGGTTTCGCCGCCGCGGCCGCGGCCGGACTCGTCCTGGTCAAACCGATCATGGACCGACAACTCAAGCGCGGCCCGGACGTACGCTCCGGCACGGCGGCCCTGGTCGGCCGCTCCGGTGTCGTCCTCCAGGAGGTCGACGCCGACAACGGAAGAGTCAAGCTTCAGGGAGAGGAGTGGTCGGCACGCTGCATCGACGAGGATCTGGTGATCCCGGTGGGAGCGCGTGTGGACGTCATGGAGATCGACGGTGCCACCGCCGTGGTCTACCCGCGTGAGGCG
- a CDS encoding penicillin acylase family protein, protein MSAALAVVASTVAALPAAPALAEPAYEDYCAPAGCLDILPPGQNGSATLIEILGHQAFGTRPKHSSSQLDMYDNLVHHYDGLTDEGLDDFFIDASFGVDAGNVDRRYKPRADVTITRDRQHGIPHIEGTTREGTMFGAGYAAGEDRLFLMDVLRRVGRGELTSFAGGAVGNRGLEQDLWSTAPYTEEDKQAQVDRVANSGERGEQALADVDAYLEGVNSYIDAADRGRYFPGEYVLTGHKNAITNRGKIEHFTPTDVVGIAAMVGGIFGGGGGGEVQAAIVLANFQDRYGAEEGLELWHAWRMENDPEASVSVDGEFPYTQTPDSPVGEVAPDPGSVEPYSIVHDEYGSAASAATAEPRAAASADEDAPGPEAPTVEELPEEQRAELEQMVEEGDLSAAEGIFDDGVLPEGFLDPRGMSNALLVSGAHTESGNPVAVMGPQTGYFSPQLLMLQELQGPGISARGASFAGVSFYVQMGRGVDYAWSATSAGQDITDTFAVELCETDGSDPSTSSRAYVNTAGECTDFEALSVSNDWKPTVADGTPAGGYTLTSLRSEFGLVRSFATVDGSPVAFTELRSTYMREVDSILGFQQFNDPDAVTSAETFTEAAGDIGYAFNWHYVDSEDIAFINSGANPVRTEGTNPNLPIDAYSGSGWSGWDPATNEADYHPQSDHPQEINPDYIVNWNNKPAQGYTSGWSTGSVHRNDLLDARVAGLIGEGHQFTPASLTATMMEAGVADLRAEQVLPVLLEVLDTEAVEDPELAETVEALRDWTESGSLRREPQRDAGYYEHADAIRVLDAWWPLLVRAQFEPGLGEDLYTQLTRAASVDESPSAVGHVGSAFQYGWWSYVHKDLRTVLGQDVEGALGDEVYCGEGDVDSCRTVLLDSLAEAAAVPAGDVYPGGEHCSAGNQLCADTVIHQAVGGIGMWPIAWQNRPTYQVVYQFSGGR, encoded by the coding sequence GTGAGCGCGGCCCTCGCGGTCGTCGCGTCCACGGTCGCCGCCCTGCCCGCCGCACCCGCCTTGGCCGAACCCGCCTATGAGGACTACTGCGCGCCCGCGGGCTGCCTGGACATCCTCCCGCCCGGTCAGAACGGCAGCGCCACCCTGATCGAGATCCTCGGCCACCAGGCTTTCGGTACCCGGCCCAAGCACTCCTCCAGCCAGCTCGACATGTACGACAACCTCGTGCACCACTACGACGGCCTCACCGACGAGGGCCTCGACGACTTCTTCATCGACGCCAGCTTCGGCGTGGACGCGGGGAACGTCGACCGCCGGTACAAGCCGCGCGCGGACGTCACCATCACCCGGGACCGTCAGCACGGCATCCCGCACATCGAGGGCACCACCCGCGAGGGCACCATGTTCGGTGCCGGGTACGCCGCCGGCGAGGACCGCCTCTTCCTCATGGACGTCCTGCGCCGGGTCGGCCGCGGTGAACTCACCTCCTTCGCGGGCGGAGCCGTGGGCAACCGCGGCCTCGAACAGGACCTGTGGAGCACCGCGCCCTACACCGAGGAGGACAAACAGGCCCAGGTCGACCGGGTCGCGAACAGCGGTGAACGCGGCGAGCAGGCCCTCGCCGACGTCGACGCCTACCTGGAAGGCGTCAACAGCTACATCGACGCCGCCGACCGCGGCCGCTACTTCCCGGGCGAGTACGTCCTGACCGGCCACAAGAACGCCATTACCAACCGGGGAAAGATCGAGCACTTCACGCCCACCGACGTGGTCGGGATCGCCGCGATGGTCGGCGGCATCTTCGGTGGCGGTGGCGGTGGCGAGGTCCAGGCCGCCATCGTGCTCGCCAACTTCCAGGACCGCTACGGCGCGGAGGAGGGCCTGGAACTCTGGCACGCCTGGCGCATGGAGAACGACCCCGAGGCCTCGGTCAGCGTCGACGGCGAGTTCCCCTACACCCAGACCCCGGACAGCCCGGTCGGCGAGGTCGCGCCCGACCCCGGTTCGGTCGAGCCCTACAGCATCGTCCACGACGAGTACGGATCCGCGGCCTCCGCCGCCACGGCCGAACCCCGCGCAGCAGCCTCGGCCGACGAGGACGCGCCCGGACCCGAGGCGCCCACCGTCGAGGAGCTCCCCGAGGAGCAGCGGGCCGAACTCGAGCAGATGGTCGAGGAGGGCGACCTGTCCGCCGCCGAGGGCATCTTCGACGACGGGGTCCTGCCCGAGGGCTTCCTCGACCCGCGCGGCATGTCCAACGCCCTGCTCGTCTCGGGCGCCCACACCGAGAGCGGCAACCCGGTCGCCGTCATGGGACCCCAGACCGGCTACTTCTCCCCGCAGCTCCTCATGCTCCAGGAACTCCAGGGGCCCGGGATCAGCGCCCGGGGTGCCTCCTTCGCGGGGGTGAGCTTCTACGTCCAGATGGGCCGCGGCGTCGACTACGCCTGGAGCGCCACCTCGGCGGGCCAGGACATCACCGACACCTTCGCGGTGGAGCTGTGCGAGACCGACGGCTCCGACCCCTCCACCTCCTCGCGCGCCTACGTCAACACCGCCGGGGAGTGCACGGACTTCGAAGCGCTGAGCGTCAGCAACGACTGGAAGCCCACCGTCGCCGACGGCACCCCGGCCGGGGGCTACACCCTGACCTCCCTGCGGTCCGAGTTCGGTCTGGTGCGGTCCTTCGCCACCGTGGACGGCTCCCCGGTGGCCTTCACCGAGCTGCGGTCCACCTACATGCGCGAGGTCGACTCCATCCTCGGCTTCCAGCAGTTCAACGACCCGGACGCGGTCACCTCCGCCGAGACCTTCACCGAGGCGGCGGGCGACATCGGGTACGCGTTCAACTGGCACTACGTGGACAGCGAGGACATCGCCTTCATCAACTCCGGTGCCAACCCGGTCCGGACCGAGGGCACCAACCCGAACCTGCCCATCGACGCCTACTCCGGCTCCGGCTGGTCCGGCTGGGACCCGGCCACCAACGAGGCCGACTACCACCCGCAGTCGGACCACCCGCAGGAGATCAACCCGGACTACATCGTCAACTGGAACAACAAGCCCGCCCAGGGGTACACCTCGGGCTGGTCCACCGGCTCGGTGCACCGCAACGACCTGCTGGACGCCAGAGTGGCCGGGCTGATCGGAGAGGGGCACCAGTTCACCCCCGCCTCGCTCACCGCCACGATGATGGAGGCCGGGGTCGCCGACCTGCGCGCCGAACAGGTTCTGCCCGTGCTCCTGGAGGTCCTCGACACCGAGGCCGTCGAGGACCCCGAACTCGCCGAGACGGTCGAGGCCCTGCGCGACTGGACCGAGTCCGGTTCCCTGCGCCGTGAACCCCAGCGCGACGCCGGGTACTACGAGCACGCCGACGCCATCCGCGTGCTGGACGCCTGGTGGCCGCTGCTGGTCCGGGCCCAGTTCGAACCCGGCCTGGGCGAGGACCTCTACACGCAGCTGACCCGCGCCGCCTCGGTCGACGAGTCCCCGTCGGCTGTCGGGCACGTGGGTTCGGCCTTCCAGTACGGCTGGTGGTCCTACGTGCACAAGGACCTGCGTACAGTCCTGGGCCAGGACGTGGAGGGCGCGCTCGGTGACGAGGTCTACTGCGGTGAGGGCGACGTCGACTCCTGCCGCACGGTCCTGCTGGACAGCCTCGCGGAGGCGGCGGCGGTCCCGGCGGGCGACGTCTACCCCGGCGGCGAGCACTGTTCGGCGGGTAACCAGCTCTGCGCGGACACGGTGATCCACCAGGCGGTGGGCGGTATCGGCATGTGGCCGATCGCCTGGCAGAACCGGCCCACCTACCAGGTCGTCTACCAGTTCTCCGGCGGAAGGTGA
- a CDS encoding cobalamin biosynthesis protein, whose translation MTKGVRVGLVAGFWLDRTVPDPKKGHPVALFGTAAGRLERWLYRDSVAAGALFAGAAVLPVVLAGSRVRHPALVAAATWAVLGGSMLGREAEKVAHALEQGDLERARQLVGGLCGREVALLDEAGLARAVVESVAENTSDAVVGPLVWGSLCGTGGLVGFRAVNTLDAMVGHRDARYERFGKAAARLDDVAGWAPSRLTALLTVLAAPVVGGRPEQAWRVWRRDRHAHPSPNAGQCEAAFAGALGRTLGGANTYGDRVEHRPSMGEGPSVEVTDIRRAVRLARAVNLGALLTAVLR comes from the coding sequence TTGACCAAGGGTGTGAGAGTCGGTCTGGTGGCCGGGTTCTGGCTGGACAGGACGGTGCCGGACCCGAAGAAGGGGCACCCGGTGGCGCTTTTCGGGACCGCCGCCGGACGCCTGGAGCGGTGGCTCTACCGGGACTCGGTGGCGGCCGGTGCGCTGTTCGCGGGCGCCGCAGTGCTTCCGGTCGTCCTGGCGGGTTCACGGGTGCGCCACCCGGCGCTGGTCGCGGCCGCCACCTGGGCCGTGCTGGGCGGCAGCATGCTCGGACGGGAAGCCGAGAAGGTCGCGCACGCTCTGGAGCAGGGGGACTTGGAGCGGGCGCGGCAGCTGGTGGGCGGGCTCTGCGGGCGTGAGGTCGCCCTTCTGGACGAGGCCGGTCTCGCCCGGGCCGTGGTGGAGTCCGTGGCGGAGAACACCTCGGACGCGGTGGTGGGTCCCCTGGTGTGGGGTTCGCTGTGCGGGACCGGGGGACTGGTGGGTTTTCGGGCGGTGAACACGCTGGACGCCATGGTCGGGCACCGCGATGCCAGGTACGAACGGTTCGGGAAGGCCGCCGCTCGGCTGGACGACGTGGCCGGGTGGGCGCCCTCCAGGCTGACCGCGCTGTTGACGGTGCTGGCCGCGCCGGTGGTGGGTGGTCGGCCGGAGCAGGCCTGGCGGGTGTGGCGGCGGGACCGCCACGCGCATCCGAGTCCCAATGCCGGACAGTGCGAGGCCGCGTTCGCGGGAGCGCTGGGCCGGACCCTGGGCGGGGCCAACACGTACGGGGACCGGGTGGAGCACCGGCCGTCGATGGGGGAGGGGCCCTCCGTGGAGGTCACCGATATCCGTCGTGCGGTCCGGCTGGCCCGCGCGGTCAACCTGGGTGCGCTGCTGACGGCGGTGCTTCGGTGA
- a CDS encoding DUF4352 domain-containing protein — MALGALAMLIFVLATYPMPDDTATTAQAEAEERQVERDEAFEFNEFSLTVEDIEMDATHFGDRAISSPGNYVVVTVRVENTSQEPQEADRRWFRLADAEGAVYEHDRDMAIRTRQDVNPGNALVITSPYSVPADTEITHLLVRDVEDGELVRVEL; from the coding sequence ATGGCACTCGGCGCACTGGCCATGCTGATCTTCGTGCTAGCCACGTACCCGATGCCTGATGACACTGCGACCACTGCGCAAGCCGAGGCGGAGGAACGACAGGTCGAGCGCGACGAGGCGTTTGAATTCAACGAATTCAGCCTCACTGTCGAAGATATCGAGATGGACGCCACGCACTTCGGCGACCGCGCAATCTCCTCTCCCGGCAACTACGTGGTCGTGACGGTGAGGGTCGAGAACACGTCCCAGGAGCCCCAGGAGGCGGACCGGCGGTGGTTCCGTCTGGCAGACGCTGAGGGGGCCGTCTACGAGCACGACCGTGACATGGCTATTCGGACCCGGCAAGACGTCAATCCAGGCAACGCGCTGGTCATCACGAGCCCCTACAGCGTTCCGGCTGACACAGAGATCACGCACCTGCTGGTCAGGGACGTGGAAGACGGAGAACTGGTCAGAGTCGAGCTGTAG
- a CDS encoding ISAs1 family transposase, which produces MSSPRTPCSSSTPPAQPLTPAGEPAPDLLDHLATINDPRNPRGRRYGLPALLALCVCALTSAGHDTTCAIIEWAHHAPRRVLLVLGLPVCPFTRRIHLPDEHTLRNVLARLDPAQLTRAGLACLNTHTPPQTSSARTPAGAPEHEHRRAHHQQRYRPPHQAPRHTAYATDGKTQRRARARKGQSSRSVVFHAARHHDAAVVASTQIPNNGAETGAFTRLLDQLDDDQLQGALITADALHTVAAHATYLSKRRAHYLIYVKGNRPTLHEQLAALPWEKVPLAHDGGPSHAHGRQERRLVKVTAIEVLPFPGACQVVRIERHRRRHGTLKSSREVVFAVTDLDAHQVSPEELATHARGHWTVENRVHYVRDVIFKEDARRTRTGAAPVVLGCLTDIVRQALTAAGWKNLASGRRAHTDPDKVLELHVITPYQPVWI; this is translated from the coding sequence GTGTCATCCCCCCGTACTCCGTGCTCGTCCTCAACCCCACCCGCACAACCACTCACCCCCGCAGGCGAACCCGCCCCTGACCTGCTGGACCACCTGGCCACGATCAACGATCCCAGGAACCCACGCGGCCGCCGCTATGGCCTGCCCGCCCTGCTCGCCCTGTGCGTGTGTGCCCTGACCAGCGCTGGCCACGACACCACCTGCGCCATCATCGAATGGGCCCACCACGCGCCCCGCCGCGTCCTTCTGGTCCTGGGCCTGCCCGTATGCCCCTTCACCAGACGGATCCACCTCCCCGACGAGCACACCCTGCGCAACGTCCTCGCCCGCCTGGACCCCGCCCAGCTCACCCGCGCGGGCCTGGCCTGCCTGAACACCCATACCCCACCCCAGACAAGCTCGGCGCGCACCCCCGCCGGGGCACCCGAACACGAACACCGCCGCGCCCACCACCAGCAGCGGTACCGTCCCCCACACCAGGCGCCCCGCCACACCGCTTATGCCACTGACGGCAAGACCCAGCGCAGGGCCCGCGCCAGGAAGGGCCAAAGCTCCCGCTCGGTGGTCTTTCACGCGGCCCGACACCACGACGCGGCCGTGGTCGCCAGTACCCAGATCCCCAACAATGGCGCCGAGACAGGCGCCTTCACCAGACTGCTCGACCAGCTCGACGACGACCAGCTCCAAGGGGCACTCATCACCGCCGATGCCCTGCACACCGTGGCCGCCCACGCCACCTACCTGAGCAAACGCCGAGCCCACTATCTGATCTACGTCAAGGGCAACCGCCCCACGTTGCACGAGCAGCTGGCTGCTCTGCCCTGGGAGAAGGTGCCCCTCGCCCACGATGGAGGACCCAGCCACGCACACGGCAGGCAGGAACGCCGCTTGGTTAAGGTCACCGCAATAGAAGTATTGCCCTTCCCCGGGGCGTGTCAGGTGGTGCGCATCGAGCGTCACCGCCGCAGGCACGGAACCCTCAAGAGCAGCCGCGAGGTGGTCTTCGCTGTCACCGATCTGGACGCTCACCAGGTTTCACCTGAGGAGTTGGCCACTCATGCCCGCGGGCACTGGACGGTGGAAAACCGGGTGCACTACGTGCGGGACGTGATCTTCAAAGAGGACGCTCGCCGCACCCGTACTGGGGCCGCACCGGTCGTGTTGGGGTGTTTGACGGATATCGTCCGCCAAGCGCTGACCGCTGCGGGGTGGAAGAACCTCGCGTCAGGCCGCAGGGCCCACACCGATCCGGACAAGGTACTCGAACTCCACGTCATCACCCCATACCAACCCGTATGGATCTAA
- a CDS encoding tyrosine-type recombinase/integrase, producing MASHQGRVFKRCGCRDENSGRALGVRCPKLRRQGGAFNPRHGDWGYQLELPRTSKGKRRQARRTGLESQEQAWEALDHLKALLDLAQGEGDVEVQIADLIQNALKARTPFPSVEEVRKRLGTGADVRKEAPTVGTYLKGWLAAKPDLAEGTQTSYAGHIRKYLVPHLGQVRLDRLKSTQVEAMFEWTEANNKRILEARESDEAKVRASVRGQRVVSLSTKHRIRATLRSALSDAVRSPEEPVNVNVASHARLPSCPRKRPLVWTPGRVERWEKEGAVPGEVMVWTPEQTRTFLEHSRKYVWLHPLFHLIAVKGLRRGEAVGLPWANTRLTDAEADIRTQVVQLSWETFTSTPKSEAGQRTITLDADTVKVLRAWKKFQNQARLKAGREWVDTGLVFTRQDGSGWLPSHVSDWFARIARAAGLPPITLHGLRHGAASMALAAGTDVKVVSAELGHSTTHFTQDTYQSVFPDVAKAAAEATAALLRGASAPAGAGGLVPLR from the coding sequence ATGGCTTCTCATCAGGGACGGGTGTTCAAGCGCTGCGGGTGCCGGGACGAGAACTCCGGGCGGGCGCTGGGGGTGCGGTGTCCGAAGTTGCGGCGTCAGGGCGGGGCGTTCAACCCTCGCCACGGCGACTGGGGGTACCAGCTCGAACTCCCCCGAACCAGTAAGGGCAAGCGGCGTCAGGCCCGCCGCACCGGGCTGGAGAGCCAGGAACAGGCATGGGAGGCACTGGACCACCTCAAAGCCCTCCTCGATCTGGCTCAGGGTGAGGGGGATGTGGAGGTGCAGATCGCGGACCTGATCCAGAACGCCCTCAAGGCCCGCACCCCGTTCCCCTCAGTCGAGGAGGTGCGCAAACGCCTGGGGACGGGGGCTGATGTGCGCAAGGAAGCTCCCACCGTGGGCACCTATTTGAAGGGGTGGCTTGCGGCGAAGCCGGACCTGGCCGAGGGAACCCAGACCTCCTACGCCGGGCACATCCGCAAATACCTGGTACCGCACCTGGGCCAGGTCCGGCTGGACCGGCTCAAGTCCACCCAGGTCGAGGCGATGTTCGAGTGGACCGAGGCCAACAACAAGCGGATCCTGGAGGCCCGCGAATCCGACGAAGCGAAGGTGCGGGCCTCGGTGCGGGGGCAGCGGGTGGTGAGTTTGTCGACCAAGCACCGCATCCGCGCCACGCTTCGCAGTGCCCTGTCGGATGCGGTGCGCAGCCCCGAGGAGCCGGTGAACGTCAACGTCGCCTCCCACGCACGCCTTCCCTCCTGTCCGAGGAAACGGCCGCTGGTGTGGACACCGGGGCGAGTCGAGCGCTGGGAGAAGGAGGGGGCGGTGCCTGGGGAGGTGATGGTGTGGACCCCGGAGCAGACCCGTACCTTCCTGGAACACTCCCGCAAGTACGTGTGGCTGCACCCGTTGTTCCACCTGATCGCCGTCAAAGGCCTACGCCGGGGCGAAGCCGTCGGGCTGCCCTGGGCCAACACCAGGTTGACGGACGCCGAGGCTGATATCCGCACGCAGGTGGTGCAGTTGTCCTGGGAAACGTTCACCTCCACCCCGAAGAGCGAAGCCGGGCAGCGCACCATCACCTTGGACGCCGACACGGTGAAGGTGCTGCGGGCCTGGAAGAAGTTCCAGAACCAGGCCCGGCTGAAAGCGGGACGTGAGTGGGTAGATACGGGTTTGGTGTTCACCCGCCAAGACGGGTCCGGGTGGCTGCCTTCGCACGTGAGCGACTGGTTCGCCCGGATCGCCCGAGCAGCCGGACTCCCACCGATCACGTTGCACGGGCTGCGGCACGGGGCGGCCTCGATGGCGCTGGCCGCGGGAACGGACGTGAAGGTGGTCTCGGCTGAGCTGGGCCACTCCACCACGCACTTCACCCAGGACACCTACCAGAGCGTGTTCCCGGACGTGGCCAAAGCAGCGGCCGAGGCCACCGCCGCCCTGCTACGCGGAGCGTCGGCTCCTGCTGGGGCGGGGGGTCTGGTGCCGCTGCGGTAG
- a CDS encoding helix-turn-helix domain-containing protein, whose protein sequence is MRSDTPVRLDEVGQLPVVLNPVEAGRMLGLGRTTTYRLLRQGSFPVPVLRVGRSWRIPTMGILAHLGLEAFADSGGCSRCGARSNHGMEGES, encoded by the coding sequence GTGAGGTCGGATACTCCGGTCAGGTTGGACGAGGTCGGCCAGTTGCCGGTGGTTCTGAACCCGGTCGAAGCCGGGCGGATGCTCGGGTTGGGCCGCACCACGACCTACCGGCTCCTGCGCCAGGGGTCCTTCCCGGTCCCCGTGCTTCGGGTGGGCCGGAGCTGGCGGATCCCGACCATGGGGATTCTGGCCCACCTCGGCCTTGAAGCCTTCGCCGACTCGGGTGGCTGTTCACGGTGTGGTGCGCGCAGTAACCACGGGATGGAGGGGGAGTCGTAG
- a CDS encoding IS1380 family transposase yields the protein MHEPTWDHRLSVTTDGKATVGHAGSILLRKLADRTGLVRALTAAFPTSTATTWRDRAITLIHLAIAIVLGARNLSEAERLGLHHRPVFGAPASDSTLRRTLAALDEAALTAIAKARRAVRRHVWTLLHLRPGGFPQVSVAGKCLKGWIVLDMDATIITTTSHKEGAAPTFKSSFGFHPLAAWCANTGECLAMLLRPGNAGANTATDHIDVLTQALDQVPGSSRAKILVRIDGAGATHDLLKHLHKLNTTRRTVRFTVGWKITEADEEAIAKIPQSAWETAVDSGGDLQEGYEVAELTGLSTRQGWPENMRLIVRRVRPSRRHAKKLTELERKTGWRYSVLATDIGRMHRIAGSHQAQFLDALHRDHAEVEDRVRTNKAMGLALLPSRSWTVNRAWVLAANLACDLDAWLRLLTLHDKEDLAQAEPESIRFRLYHQSARLARHARRRFLRLERTWPWAQAFSTCWQRLIALPNPV from the coding sequence GTGCACGAGCCTACCTGGGACCACCGCCTGTCCGTGACCACCGACGGCAAGGCAACGGTCGGCCATGCCGGATCCATCCTGCTCCGCAAACTCGCCGACCGCACCGGCCTGGTCCGAGCCCTGACCGCGGCCTTCCCCACCAGCACCGCCACCACCTGGCGGGACCGGGCCATCACCCTCATCCACCTGGCCATCGCGATCGTCCTCGGCGCACGCAACCTCAGCGAGGCCGAACGGCTGGGCCTGCACCACCGCCCCGTGTTCGGCGCCCCCGCATCCGACTCCACCCTGCGCCGCACCCTGGCCGCCCTCGATGAGGCGGCCCTGACAGCGATCGCGAAGGCACGCCGGGCCGTCCGCCGCCACGTATGGACCCTGCTGCACCTGCGCCCCGGCGGCTTCCCCCAGGTGAGCGTCGCGGGCAAGTGCTTGAAGGGGTGGATCGTGCTGGACATGGACGCCACGATCATCACCACCACCTCCCACAAGGAAGGGGCCGCACCCACCTTCAAGTCCAGTTTCGGGTTCCACCCCCTGGCAGCCTGGTGCGCCAACACCGGCGAGTGCCTGGCCATGCTGCTGCGCCCCGGCAACGCCGGAGCCAACACCGCCACCGACCACATCGACGTGCTCACCCAGGCCCTGGACCAGGTCCCCGGCTCATCCCGGGCCAAGATCCTGGTGAGAATCGACGGGGCCGGCGCCACCCACGACCTCCTCAAGCACCTGCACAAGCTGAACACCACACGCAGGACGGTGCGCTTCACCGTCGGGTGGAAGATCACCGAAGCCGACGAGGAAGCGATCGCGAAGATCCCCCAGAGCGCATGGGAAACCGCCGTGGACTCCGGCGGCGACCTCCAGGAAGGCTATGAGGTCGCCGAGCTCACCGGGCTCAGCACCCGTCAAGGGTGGCCCGAGAACATGCGGCTCATCGTCCGGCGGGTGCGCCCCTCACGCCGCCACGCCAAGAAGCTCACCGAGTTGGAGCGCAAGACCGGGTGGCGGTATTCGGTCCTGGCCACCGATATCGGCCGGATGCACCGCATCGCGGGCTCGCACCAGGCGCAGTTCCTGGACGCGCTGCACCGTGACCACGCCGAGGTCGAGGACCGGGTGCGCACCAATAAGGCCATGGGCCTGGCGCTGCTGCCCTCGCGGTCCTGGACGGTCAACCGGGCCTGGGTGCTCGCGGCGAACCTCGCCTGCGATCTGGACGCCTGGCTGCGGCTGCTCACCCTGCACGATAAGGAGGACCTGGCCCAGGCCGAACCGGAGAGCATACGGTTCCGTCTCTACCACCAGAGCGCACGCCTGGCCCGCCACGCCCGCCGACGGTTCCTGCGTTTGGAACGCACCTGGCCCTGGGCACAGGCGTTCAGCACCTGCTGGCAGCGGCTGATCGCCCTGCCGAACCCGGTTTGA
- a CDS encoding transposase family protein — translation MLFYRAALPLSRRTLNLAARTIRTHRKNTGSRWRRLDPAQQALLVLVHLYKGETFTHLAAGFGVGTTTAWRYVRETTALLAKLAPTLEQGLRRARRTGWGYVIVDGTLIACDRVAADRPFYSGKHKRHGMNIQVVAAPDGEPLWTSWSLLGSVHDTRAARVWRIAERIAAAGLLGLGDKGYVGLSDVVFCPFKGRGKPQWKKDANSEHAKLRGPGERAIAQLKNWDVLRRLRCCPRRAGEITRAVLALQLREAG, via the coding sequence ATGCTTTTCTACCGTGCCGCGCTGCCCCTGTCACGCCGGACCTTGAACCTGGCCGCCCGCACCATCCGCACCCACCGCAAGAACACCGGTTCCCGATGGCGACGCCTGGACCCCGCACAGCAGGCCCTGCTCGTGCTGGTCCATCTGTACAAGGGCGAGACGTTCACCCACCTCGCGGCCGGTTTCGGGGTGGGCACCACAACCGCCTGGCGGTACGTGCGCGAGACCACGGCCCTGCTCGCGAAGCTGGCACCCACCCTGGAGCAGGGGTTGCGCCGCGCACGCCGCACAGGGTGGGGGTATGTGATTGTGGACGGCACGCTCATTGCCTGCGACCGCGTCGCGGCCGACCGCCCGTTCTATTCGGGCAAGCACAAGCGGCACGGCATGAATATCCAGGTCGTCGCGGCCCCGGACGGCGAGCCCTTGTGGACCTCGTGGTCACTCCTGGGCTCGGTGCACGACACCAGAGCCGCACGGGTATGGAGGATCGCCGAGCGCATCGCTGCCGCGGGGCTCCTCGGCTTGGGTGACAAGGGGTACGTGGGGCTCTCGGACGTGGTGTTCTGCCCGTTCAAGGGCCGGGGCAAGCCGCAGTGGAAGAAGGACGCCAACTCCGAGCACGCCAAGCTTCGCGGCCCGGGCGAGCGGGCCATCGCCCAGCTCAAGAACTGGGACGTGCTACGCCGGCTGCGGTGCTGCCCGCGACGGGCCGGTGAGATCACCCGAGCCGTGCTCGCCCTCCAACTCCGAGAAGCAGGATGA